The DNA region ATCATATTTCACCTGCAAAGGAGGATTCTGTTTCACAACTTCAACAAAAAGCAAGTCAACTGAAGAAAAGAATCATTTTTGGACTTGGGATTGGGATTTCTGCCGGAGGCATAGTATTAGCTGGAGGATGGGTTTTCACTGTAGCTTTAGCAGTCGTTGTATTTGTTGGTGCGCGTGAGTACTTTGAATTGGTTAGAAGTCGTGGAATCACTGCAGGAATGACTCCACCTCCTCGATATGTGTCACGAGTTTGCTCTGTTATTTGTGCTTTCATGCCTGTTCTTACCTTGTAAAGATCGTGATgtatctttatttatatttcgaACATGCATTTAACTTGTGATACTCGAATGATTCTTGcaagtattaaatttttttgttcagtTGCTAATTAGTATTTCTAAAATTTGGTCAGGTATTTTGGTCAGATTGATATTCCAGTGACATTTGCTGCTTTTGTTGTGGCAATGGCATTGCTTCTACAGAGAGGGAATCCTCGTTTTTCTCAGCTTAGTAGTACTATATTTGGGCTATTTTATTGTGGATATCTTCCTTGTTTCTGGGTGAAGCTTCGATGTGGTTTAGCAGCCCCTGCCTTGAACACAAGTAAGTAGCTGCACTGTTATGCTTATGTAATGATAATGTTAGATTTTAGGAAGCTTATCAAATAATGAACGTGTATGCCATATTGTCAAATTGAGATGTCATATGACATGCTATGCTGATGGATTAAGGACTATCCATTTATTTTACTGATATTTATGACACATGAAAATGAATGTGGTATCTTGCATTAAATGTAAGTCTCCAGATAGAAGGATAATGACTGAAACAACATATGGAGCAATCTAAATGGATAGAAGGATAATGACTGAAACAACATATGGAGCAATCTAAATACGGAGATGTTCGCATCCAACTCgagattttagatttttgtgCTAGTATGGCATTAGACTTTAGTTCATGGACTCCCATGTCAGACTAATTTATGTCTGTGGGGCCTGAacctttctctctttcatttatGACTTTTAGGTTCTGTGGGCCTGCATCCAATTGTAAATTGACAACAAGAGACTTCAACTGTTATAAATGGAACATGATATGGCTAAGGAAAATGCATAGACTTCTCCATCTACGTTTGAGTTTTTTAGGAGTATCCTCAAGCACTAGCTATATTTTACGTAAAATCAACCTATTCCCATCTTGTGAGCCCAGTTCTCCTATATGCATATGTGAGGCCTGATCTAGGACTTGGTGCTTTTAGCAAAGTGATtttgtactttttatttttggcagGAATAGGAACAACATGGCCTGTTCTTCTTGGAGGACAAGCTCACTGGACTGTAGGTCTTGTAGCAACCTTGATTTCTATGAGCAGCATCATTGCAGCCGATACATATGCTTTTATAGGTGGCAAGGTACTGGATTGCTGTTCAGCTGAGTTCTATTTTCTATTAGAATGTTAATGGACAAGTATTGTTTAACAGTTAAAACATTTGGTGTTATATGCAAGTTTCTATTTCGAAAGGCATTATGCATAGATTGCTTCTGATTTATAGTTTCCATATTGGTACATATGCTTCAAATAACTAAAAATCAACCTAAGCATGGATGTGTTGTATGCATATGTGTTTGTTGGATATCTTGTAACATAAACTCATGAGTCAGCCATTCTGTCATAATTTGCTGAAGTTGTGGCTCCTGCAGTTCTGAGCTTGTAGCAATTAtgaatccttttgttttctggaTTTAAGCAGTCAGTTTTCAAGGAATTACTGAGTTTGTAAATCattaagaaaatagaaaagaaaagaaaaatcttgcaGTGGTTTTTAGACATCTGTACATACTTTAGTATCAAGATGTGATGCTTCTTTCcagaaaataaataagcaaGTCAGTTTCAATGTTTCATACATCCTCACAGAATTTACTCTTCCTTTCTACTTTGAGTTTTGTAGAAAGATGTTGATATTCCATTAATAAGGTTGCTGGATACAAGAATGTGATGAGCTTTCTCAAGAACCTGAGTTTCTAGCaatgttatttgttttcaaattctcCCTTGTCCTATCAACAAAGCAGCATGAGATAGTTTTGCTAATCCGATACAGGCATTTGGCAGGACACTCCTAACTAGAATTAGTCCAAAGAAGACATGGGAAGGAACAATTATAGGCTTGGGTGGCTGTATAGCCACTTCGGTGGTACTATCAAAGTTTTTTTGCTGGCCAACATCCTTGCTAAGGTATTCTCTAGCCTTTGATCAAAAGCAGGACCAGTATGTTCTctcatgtttatacttttcagTCCATTATCCATGTGTCTCAACTCCATAGAATTGGAGgctaataaaaattatcaattatgtAGCAGAAATGTTGGATCACCTTAACCAGGATAACTATTCATGGATTTCTCACTGATTGATATTAGTGTATAAACAAGGTTCATGGATTTATTATTTGGAATCCCGATTTTTTCTAATCTCTAACCaccacaaaataaaattatgaacaaTGCAAATGAACTAGAGGAATGTTGGGTGGACTTTCTTAAATAAACTGTTCTTGGTACTTGGGAGTGAGACATGTATTCCCATTTTAATTTAGTGTTGCAAggctttgtttttgttatgagttattactttattttatgtttttcttatgtcCCTCCTTATAGTTGGGGTGGGTTGCTGTTTCAGAAAAAGTGTCTTGGCAGTTCAATTCTCTTCTCTCTTACAACATTTAATGGTAGATATAGATGGCTTTTGGCAACGAACAAAACGACATgcagcttaattgtaatgagattATCTGTCAACTGGCTAGAATGTGCAGCCCATTTGCACATCTTTAAATAGATTGAAAATGCAATGAGGTTATCTATGACTGACTGGCATATGCATCTCATTCGCTCATCTTGAGAGGTCAATAAGATAATTTGTGGCTTCTTCTTTGTTCTTggaaaataatatctaaattttttgttatgtcTTTTGTTAGAACAGCTTGAATCAACATAAAAGATAGGTGAAATATGTACTACTTTTTGCTGTACATATTGTTTTTATGTGAATATGCATCATTggtaattttagaatttgttaatgtgaaaCTGACTTTCTCTTGATTGGCTTTCAGTGCAATTGCTTTGGGGTTTCTAAATTTCTTCGGATCTATTTTTGGTGATCTCACGGAGTCAATGATCAAACGTGATGCAGGAGTCAAGGACTCTGGCTCATTAATACCTGGACATGGtaatatgttttttctcatgCTTTTGTTATCTGATAAGACACCAATTCATTTTCTTCACTCCTTACTGACGTGCAGAACCTACCTGGCTGCATTTTGTTGTGTTACACCTTTTGTTTGAGTTATTTAGATGATTGGTGCAACTTTGAgagggttttttctttctttcaatagCTATCATTCTTTCAGCTTGTGCGTGCCTGGCTGTTTCTAGAATTTCCCTTGGGCACTATTCCCAATCCTTTTATCCTATCCTCAAGTTTTTCACCTGTCAACTCTTTCAAGTAATTTGTAATATGGTTTAAAAATTGGTCATTACCATCATATATCAGCATTGTTTTACAGGGTTTCAGTTTTCCTATACATCGAACCCTCTTATGTTGGTGATTCATTTCTATAATGGTCATTATCTTCATGGCAGCTGCACAAGCAGATCTCGCCTATTCATCATTTAActactttatttaaatttacaaCAAAAATTCCACCCAGCATACATCATTTCGACCATTTCTCATTATCTGATTTTGCACCATTAATCTTATCCCTGGACAGAGAGATTCTGAACTGATGCTTTTTGTTTATTGAGTTCTTCTTTCGATCTTGATTGTAACTCAAGTTTTATATTGCTTCCCCCCCTTTTTTCAAATGATTGTCTAACATCTGATACTGCCCGCAGGTGGGATACTGGACAGATCAGACAGTTACATTTTCACTGGTGCTCTTGCGTACTCCTTCGTTAAAACCTTCCTGCCACTTCATGGAGTTtgagatataaattttttatcaacacAAGAGAAGAGAACAGAGCCAAATCATTTTAGGTTTTCTCAACTCCAGAAATCCAGGAGCATGAAGAAGCCCATACATGAAAGTAGGAATTTGGGCGGGGcagatgaaaataatatttgttctgAAAACCTCAGAGAAGGATGATGAGGCTTAAACTTGCAACTCTACCAGGTCTCTTCAACATTTCTCCCTGGAAACTCTTGCAAGAGAATGCTTTTCTTATATACTAATGTTTCAATTTTCCCTGTACTTCACTGTTTATTCATACATCGCGTACCTCTGCATTTCCATGGATTTATGTTGATCTCTAGGATAGAGCTGCCTTCCTCTGGGAATTACATTCCCCATTGATTTCATGAAGTTTATAGTTCATTCATTCTCTCAGGTCCAAGACTATTTCCATTTCGAACTTGATACATCAAGTTACACTGCATTTCCAAATTATCAAAATTCccattttattaatatgaacaGTGAACTCTACTAAATTGTCATTGATCACAGAGCCTAAGCTAGCCATCATTATAGAATTTCTCGCCATCATACCAGGTAGGACTGTTGCAAATCATGCAGCTTTGAGGACTTTGTTAGCCATGGATGCAGCTGAGTTATAACTAGATTTTGTATTCTGTTGTATTCCCATTATAGAGCCTGCAGGTGACCCTGACTGAGATCATCCAGTTTTTGCCCCCTGAACCCGGGGATCTTTCTGctggaaaaaaatagaatttcataCATGTTTATACCACTCCTGCACTGGTTTTCCGGCAGCGTGGAAATTACTGGTCATATTAAatacatcaattaattaatccaGATggtaatcaataaaattttaattggtaatACGTCGATTTCAAGTAATAATTGCAGGAAGAGATTCAGTTGCTGGTCGCTTCTGTATGCGTGAAGGTCCAATAGAATGCATTTTATTATTTGGATTTAGACAGTGCACCCTCACGGACTAATTATTTCAATGGATACCACAGATATCatctgatgttaaaaattaaaatatacaaaaaatagtaatcttatttgggtttttcttgttcttgtatttatttataaccTACCTGGATTAGACAATTAACATGGCAATTTCAATTATAACTCTGTTTTGTACGGTTTCCAAAATACAttcttaatttaaatctaaaataaataagttatttgtaaaataagaatttatcATGCTCACCGAATGATTGAAACTGGATTGTGATGCCCTGACAATacgaatccaaaaaatataaccaCAAAACGATTCCAATGCTTATCATggtagtaatactaataataataataataattaatcctGGTGGTTGCGATAATGACtttgaaaaaacacaacaagGCCATGACGTCCATTCCAACGCTAAAAACGACATGACATCGGCCCCGTCGCCATGACACCACTTATGTCACGTTGTCACTCAGCTTCAAATTGTTGACCATCAGACTTTCGTTTATACCATCACTTTCCTCATCGAAAGAAAAATGGCTTCAAGGCTTCAACCATGTCAACCTCATCAATCCcgaaagaaattgaagaggcCCACAAGGGACAACCCTAAAAGAAATCCCACCAACCTATTCTTGTTTGCAGCGGCAAAATGAAGTCAATATCAGTATATCACTGCTTCTTCAACCTTTTAGTGCCGTCGGAATTATCATAAAAGCGAGGAAAATCAAGTCATGATGACTACATCTCTTATCCCATAGCCGAAAGAGTTCTTCTACTATTATAATCCATTGCCACCCAATTATTTCTCAAGGCAACCACCACATAAAGACATGGTCCAAAGAGGTTTGAGAGTTGCAAGTTCTTGTAATTTCATGTGGActtgtttgtttaatttctcCCTCTTGGCCttttgtatgcttctgcttttAATCTTCTGTCCAATAATAGATAACACATGGCATGCCTGGAATGTCTAACCCACAGTATGTTCGTCTGCATCCTCttatttcctttctctttctctttttacttttaaaacttGGCCACAAAACAAAAGACTTCCAAAACCTGGCCAGTGGTTCATTGCACTAGCTGGCTTACTCTCCTGTTTGTTTTTACGGACTCAATTTAATTATCAACTCTTTTGAGATACTGGAAGAATTGTCACACATGCATGTTTTAGTACTGAATTCTCATTATACTTATACATTGacctatcaaattttaatagCGCCGTGGGCGTGGCAATTTGCATGTATTTGAGGGATTCACACTGCAAGTTTCTGAAGCACCAAGGCTGCTAATCATAAAACTAGaacagaaaaacaatttgcaaacaCTTCGCAATACAAAAAATCCCTGGAAGCTTACGAATCGTAATAGACATCGGTAACTCACATCCAGGTTACCCAGCTGGGAAAGAAAATCCGAGTAAGGTGGGAAACGAGTGTAATATATACTCGTCTTGCTccccccttcttcttctttttttgaatggGTTTTCcctgatatattttttgtagCTTCACCTAGTAACGAGACTGGATTATACTTTTTTTCCCTGACTTTGTTCGATGCACGATGATCTCATcatcaatatttaaaacataCATTTCCCTTAATTTAATCTTATTAAGGAATTGACAGAAACAATTAGAATTAACCAGGCTTGACCAAGTCTGATTTTTTCACGAGAAAGAATGACATATAATTAAGGAGGgaggaataaaaaagaaagaaaacatgaaagagACATGGGAAATGAATGTTGGGTTGACCACGATGAGATAACCATAAAACAAAAGGACGGGGATAAGACAAGAAGATGGggatagaaagaaaaatcaaaacccttGGTTTGGAAACTAGCCAGCAAATCCATGCAAAAGTCCCTGTGGAGCTAAATCTCCACCAAATATATGAGACAGGGAGTCTTGAGCATGAAGAGAGGTGGGAGACCAATAAGATAATTTGGGTTTTTCTTATTGGAGGGCCTACCGAAGTGGCTCTTGACAAGCATGGGTGCTTATTTAcccaaaaaaaggaaagcatgAGTGCTTACTTTTGCGTTTTTGGAGAGAAAAAAGTCGTGACAACAAAATATGTGGGATTCAAAGAATGCGTTGTTTCTAAGCTGCATAAAGAAATTGAAGGAGGAAAAGGATAGGAAGAgcgaaaataataaaaacaatgaaggaAACTTAAAGAAGAGTTTGGGAAGATATGGTTGGCAAGCATCTATAAAAGTATGCGTAGAAAGAGATCAAATTAGACAAGGAAAAGATTGCATGAATTTTTGTTGCACCCGCACACCATATCTcatcttgcttttcttttcattacctCTCTCCCATACAAATGTTTTTGGCGTTTCGCCTTATACATTGTGTTTTGATCTTTCTTTTTACTATTAACGCACTATGAATTTCGAATTCAATGAGATTATGAGAGGATGTGATAAGAGAATTTCTCAGTAAATATACTGGTATATATGAGTGTGAATGATTTACTGGTTTGAGTGTGAATTAATGACTATGGGAAATATCGtggccttgaaaaaaaaaaaactatcctgtataaatattaaataaaggcTTCAACTATTGTGCCCAGTCACACACACAATATATGACGAGGAATTCCATTGTGAAATTATTAAAGCTAGAATATCATGCATTCCGCCATCATTCATCATCAGTGCAACATGAACGTTTGAAATGCAAGATGGAAgaatctgttttttattttttaatctagtaCTTGTACAATTACAATATACAAAGAGAcgttatcattaaaaaaaaaaaaaaaaacagaaagagagagatagagTTCTCCATCTAGATATGGAGTGAGTTTGGTATTAATTATAGTgcaggttgtttttttaaaatatttttgattttttttaaaaattttaacattagtatattaaaataattaaaaaatattaatttaatattttttaaaccaaaaagatatttaaaacacaatttcaaaggTAAAAACTATGGGTGCCAAAAGGATATGATACAGATAGCATAAATCCGAGTAACACTgttgtataaaaaaaagtaatagaaTTAGAAATTATAAATACTGCACTTCGATTCTAGAGAAAACGCGTCGAATGTAGAAAATATTCGTTCTTTAATTTTAGAGTCTCAACACGCAATGGCATGAGTAAATATCTATAGAAGCACCTATATATCAAATCGCACCATATTTTAAAGGgtaaatatctaattaattatgaCTTGTCTTTCAACAAAGAAATCAAGTTCTTTCGGTTTTTGATTGAAAGCAATACTTCTGACAATATACTCTTAAAAAGACTTGGATTCGAACCCATCGATTTAAAAGGGTTTTAGAAAAGCAGTGGACAATGTTAATTAGCTAggtagaaagagaaaaatatataggaaacttattttttgataaaaaaaatgaagaaataattGGCTATAAGTTTCTAAAATCTAAGTATGGTGGGGATCCCATTGGTTATCCAGTAGAATAACTTGGTTTTAGATGAACCAGAAATGGATGACCAATTAGGGTTTAGTTAATGACCGACCAAACAGTTCTTGGAGATGACAAAgctgcctatatatatatagcatattTTTATTCGGCTAATTCTACAGTACGGTGACCTTACAATCCCACTTGTTGTTCATAATGCGTATTGCGatgctaaatatttataataaagtagaatattaaatatttatgataaaatgaaTACATCATATAAATATCTATGATAAAGTagaatgttaaataaaaaaactaaaaaaatcgcGTTACACAGTAAAATATGTGTATTATTTATagtcaaataattaataaaccaTGACATTTCtatcataaaaaatagtaaaaagaagGAGAGGTTCGAACCTTGGACCTTTTCAAAGAGGTGGATGCGTGTTCAATTATTATTGGAAAAcaaatttgttgtattttcaGTCCCAATTGaatacttaaaattaaatactttttttttaaattatgaaaaaatatattattttttttttgaatttttgggaAAAGGAAGCGAATGGTTATACATGGGGTTAGTGGTTCTCttgttttaaaagataaaatcgaATGATTCTCATCCAACAACAATATTAAAAGGGAACTAGCTAGGGACATTGTAAGAGGCACCTTTTGCCCTtcaattagtttatttattagCTGATAAAATCCCTAACTCCTAGGAGGCTTCTTGAAGACAAAAGTGCTTCCCTCAATTTCTTAATGGAAAGTTGTGTATCATTATACTTTTCCATCCTTTTTATTTGCAGCTTCAGAAAAGCCTTGTGCTTTTTTAGGCTTCCACATCTGAAAGATGCTCGCATTTGCAtggtgctctctctctctctcctcccctcCGAATCTGCTTTTCAGCTCTTGAAGTGACCCGAGGCAACATTGCTTCGGAGGTCCATGCAAGGGGGTTTTGAATTCGGTCTTGTAAGAGAATGATAGGATAGGGAAAAGCCTCTTTTTTTACCACATTTGCTCATGTTCTTTGGTTTGAAGCTACCATTCCAACCCGCAGTAAATTCTCCCCTTTACTGTTCATTTTTTAACAGTAACCCTCCCACAAAAGCACGATGttattttagttgaattttcTCCTTCGTCTTTCTTTTTAGCACAGCCACTTTTGATTCTTTTACATGAATTAGCCGGTGTATCAACATATCTCTGGTTGGAGCGAGAGGTTCCCTGTCAGAAAAACGAACAAGGAGATAAAAGCTAGCTGAAAAGCCAGTTTTCGACATCTATTGAGGTCGTTGTAACCTCCATTTGATAAATCTTGGCCTCCCGGCTCGATTGGAGGTGTCTAGGACCGAGCTTCAAAGTGGCTAGAAAAATTAGATACGAAGTTGGTTTGTAGaaatatgaattgaaatttaatttgataatatattgtCAAACATTGAGAATTGGGACGTCACCTACTGTATGTAAAGACTTGCATAAGAAGAAATTAACCCAAACATAAGAAGCAAATTCAatgtatgtcttcttcttttttatctaacCCTTGATTCTTCATGTTAGTTACtatattcttattttaatttattatttgttttttgcttctACTTGAACTTCATTATTGTTCATTGGACAGAGATCGATGGTCAAGTTATGCTTGTATACGAATCAAATGCTGCATTTAGTAAAAATTCCTTAAGCTGATAATGACTCTACAATCTACATTGCTGTTTTTGAAAAGCCTGCTTGCATATATCAGGATAATTATTCCCCATGTTGCTGGACGGCCATGAACAGTTGTTCAACGTTTTTCTGAAACTTGTCCGGTTATCCTCCTggataataattatgatatcaCACACACATGTACTCGCGTGTTggtaaagaattaaaaattattaatataaataattaagttgTGAGTTGAAGGCATATACATCAAATAATTATCtccatttaaatatttaaatagtatttaaaaaCACAGTTTAAATACCGTTcggtaaaatataaaagaaacattatatttttttaaaaaaatcattattataatatcaaacactagtttagattaataaaactatgatattatattataaaaacaatctcactcaaaataaaataatctaaacagAATGAGAAAAAATGATTGCTGTTCTTTCCTTCTTCGATGCTTGTTTGGAATTTGGATAAGCCAgtacaaataaattgaaatgggGACCGAGAAgatttgatgaagaagaagaagagccaaaagaaaaatcatcacatGCACCAAATTGCCACTCCTTTAAATTCTTCCACGTACAGAAATTAGAATATCTGAAAAGAGAACACTGCAAGAAAACACGACCTAGTTTAGCTCAAACAAGAGCAAAGACATGAAGGAACAAGGAAGAAACAAAGGGAACCCCACAAACTTGAATTTTGTAGGAAATAGTATGCCACAGAAACATAGAGAAAACCAACTCAATCTTGTTCATATGGAGGGGTATGAAGAGGACgagagaaagaaaatcaagttgTCAGGGCCATTATCCTTTCCTGAAGGACTTGCCTTCCAATTCTAAAGGGTAAAATAAACATCATTATAGACTTAAACATACCTGGATTATGTCTATTATTAtcacttaaaattaattgagtaaTTTTCAATTTGGACCCCCCTCCACCTCTCATAATCCTTGATTATATAGccaatgaaatatataaaagatcGTGTCTATTTGCAAATCAGCTATTCTATTAATTCTTCGTTTTCAATGGCTAGATTCACCTCATCAAACATTTTCTCGAAACAAATTTGGTGGTCATAGCTACCACCAATCAAAATATGGATAGAATTAAGAGAAATTAATATTAGATACTGTGCATTTCATACTTCCCTTCTCATATATATCGTCAATGAATGGGTTTAATCTTACCTCTATagattaattcaataatattctACCCTTCTATagaaaacaacccaaaaaaaaacatatagaaatataatttaatgtttttcggTTTTACCcttctatttttcaaaaagttttAATGTTACCTCTAATGATTAAATAACCTACTTTCTGAATTAGGTTTTTGAGTCATTTTAGCTTTCTAAACGTTTGtaaatattatatcatatatttggactttaaagaaaaaaatgttagaaaagtgagtaaaataacaatataaaaaattggttTTATTCTTAGCTATTTAGCAGTGAAGGgtagatttgattttaaaaaaaaatacaaaggagtaaacttgaagattttcaaattataaaagataaagttGGAACATTGGTGAATTTATAAGgggaaaaaatatagtttgccCTGATCATCAAAATCTATTTTCATACTAGAGAAGAGAGTGCAATATGAGAATAGTTAATAATTGATCTTCGAATAATTAAGTtcgatattatttatatattctatGAAAATCTTAGAGGAATCGTTGTATCATACAATGAAATCTTTGGCTTTGGACCCAAGTATTAAACACTCATAATTTCTTCACAAGagacttttaattaattttggttgAGAAGTTAGGAAAACTTCATGGtgattaagaaataattaataggaagactctttttttatttagaatttctcAATTCTAttcgtattttttaaaatgtaaatctaaaaaataactagTAATATATCActaattattattcatatagCATCATGAAACTTCCCGGGGagttataattcaaaatttatatttagaaaataatcatataaatcacttttttgaaaaatccctCATATAAGTTATCTTAAAGCAGCACGTGGGGTCAGATCACTTGATCATATGACTTTTCACCATGTAGGTGTGATATATCTAATCAGACGGTAAATGTAAATGTATCCGTCCTCATTTTAACATGGTGGACAGGCAGATGTGGGAGCCACAATCTGTTCCCATTTTTTTGATCCGTAGATTTTGGATTTTAGTGATCA from Populus alba chromosome 14, ASM523922v2, whole genome shotgun sequence includes:
- the LOC118041354 gene encoding phosphatidate cytidylyltransferase 4, chloroplastic, whose amino-acid sequence is MASSSFVEIERFHLISVLSVTCPCHRPLLSKNSLILNRKKLNFDLLLNGSKTAVPVHAKRATAKRWLITSVARAEADSVDEDSGKEEVEKDHISPAKEDSVSQLQQKASQLKKRIIFGLGIGISAGGIVLAGGWVFTVALAVVVFVGAREYFELVRSRGITAGMTPPPRYVSRVCSVICAFMPVLTLYFGQIDIPVTFAAFVVAMALLLQRGNPRFSQLSSTIFGLFYCGYLPCFWVKLRCGLAAPALNTRIGTTWPVLLGGQAHWTVGLVATLISMSSIIAADTYAFIGGKAFGRTLLTRISPKKTWEGTIIGLGGCIATSVVLSKFFCWPTSLLSAIALGFLNFFGSIFGDLTESMIKRDAGVKDSGSLIPGHGGILDRSDSYIFTGALAYSFVKTFLPLHGV